AAGAAAGTTTACCTCTATCCCTGGTTTCAACTTACCTTTAGCCTCATAATGGCTATCCATGGCCAAGATAGTATGCTTATATTTTGGGCCAAAATGGTTAATAATCTCACAGGTCCTAACCTGCGGCCCACCAACATCGAAGGTGGAGAAGATATGCAATAAGTGCTTCGACATAATTAATTATCGTAACTATTCAGCCACGGATTTACACGGATGAAACACTGATTTTTTATTTAAATCCGTGAACCGTGTCCGTAAGGGGGTTGGGCAACCACAGGGGGTTGCCCCTACTATTTATCCGTGTTAATCAGTGGCTGAATAATTACTTCTCTTCTTTCGGTATACCTCAATCCCCTTCCTAATAAACTCAGCCCTGTCCTGTCCCGGCCTCCAGTGCAGATCCCTTTTAATATCCGAGCAGTCGAACCGGGAGATCATACCTCTGGACTTAAGGTCCCTGTAACTGGGAAAAGGAGCTTTTCGCCGTTGAAGACCCACTTTAATAATCCATTTCCCCACTTCCAGCAATTCCATTTTCAGAGGCGACTGCGGAAGGTAGTGCAATTTTCTGCCCAGGGCCTGGCCGAGTTCCCGGATGTATTCGCCGGCGGTCAAGCGAACATCGCCCACAATATTGTAGGATCTTCCGCTGACATCTTCCGCCTGAACGGCCAGCCATATTGCTTCGGCTACATCGTCAACCAAGACAAAGGGCAGCGGATTGTTCCCTCCATTCCAGCCGAGACAATATACATCCTGATTAAATAATCCTACGCCGCTGTGAAAAGGCCCCCCCCCATCTCCAATAACGATTCCCGGCCTTAAGATGCAAACAGGCAGACCCTTTTCTTCATGCAATTTGAGGAGCAATTCCTCACAGGTGGCCTTTCCCCGGCTGTAAAAGGCCCTTTTATGTCGCCAGGGGTCAGAGGGGGTTCTACCGGTGATGACCTCATTTTTATCACCGAGATACAATGAGGCAATGGAGCCTACATAAATCAGCCGCTTAACCCCATTTTTCAGGCAGGCTTCGGCAATATTGGCCGTGCCTTCTACCATTGAAGCCTTTATTTCCTCCCAGGTATCTCCCCCACCGCCATGGGCCAGATGAATCACTACCGGAATTCCGGCCATAATTTCTTTTATCTGGTGCTTGTCTGAAATATTACCTGAAACCGTTTTGACCCGTGGATCTGAAAATACGGCGGGAAGCAGCCGGGTGTTTCTGGCTACTACCAAAACCCTCTGGCCGGCTTCGATCATTTTTCCCACTAATTTTCGGCCAATAAAACCGGTTCCCCCGATAAGCAAGGCATCATACCGGCCCTTGGGAGTATTTCCAAAGATTTCGGGTCTTTTGGCCACCAAGCTGTCCCTGACCGCTACATCCTTAGTAATCTGCTCACAAATCTCGATGATCGAAGCAGCCCTTTCCCCATCAATAAAAAGCTGTCTCCCGTCACCACCCTTATGAAAGGCCTGGATGCTGTTTTTCATACTGAGAAAATAACTGTCGGATCGGGGCTTGATTTTTACCGTTGACAAGAGGTAGTCGCTGGCATTTCTGAAACTCTGTTTAGCCAGGTCTTTGGCCATTCCCAGACCGTTTAAATAAGAGTTGAAGAACTCCATCCAGCGAGTTTTTTTCTGGAGGCTGCATTGGTTGTTGAGAAAATCCATATTTAACTGGCCGTCTTCACATATCACGATCATTCCAAAGGCCGGGAAATCTTGACCAACCGAACAAAATAATTGAGCCGTAGCTTTTTCGCAAGACATGGAGATCTGCCAGGTATCATAAAAGGATTTCCCCGGAGCCAACTCCTGGCAGCCCGTAGGCACCGAATTCACCCCAATGGCTTGCCCGGCTATATCACAAACTTGCGAAAGCGGATGCGTAGCTTGCTCCAGAACAATATTCTGAGGAGCTTGAAACATCCAGTGTCCGAACTGCTTAGAAGCCAGTTGCCTCAAAGGGAAATTCCAATATGAAATGACATGGTGAATATTCCCCAGAGAGCCTTCCTTTAGCTTTTCTTTACCCATTAGGAAGGCCGGATGATAAACAAAATTATGGTTTATCCCCAGCTTCACGCCCGCCTGGCGAGAGGCTTCAATAAGCTGTTTACATTCATCTGAAGTAACCGCCATTGGCTTTTCCAAAAAGACATTTAGGCCGGCTTCCAGTAACGGCAAGGTCACTTTCATATGTAAGTTCGGGGGCACCAGAACATGGGCAAAATTATAGGATTTACTCTCGATCACTTCCTCAATTGAGCCAAAGACATTGGCTATATTCCATCTTCTGGCGAATGAGACGGCTCGCTCTTTGTGGGTATCACAAACCCCACTAACTCTTACCCCGGAGATGGACTGCAAGGCTTCTACATGGATATGCGCAATATAGCCGGCGCCAATAATACAGATATTATGCATCAACCGCCACCTCCATTAACTCCTGTCGTATCTAAAGCCTGTGACTACCAGTTCTGAGATAGGCTCTAAGTCCAAGAGACATTAATAAGTGTTTGCCAAAGCTCCGAACTCCTTCGGATACGTCGGCCCATAGCTTAGTTTTTTTTGAAAAAAAGAAGGTTGGCAAGTATAACATCTGGCAAGAATTGGCAAAACGCTCTTTATATTCGTCCCCCCAGGCGTTAAATCAAGATATTGAAACCCTTCTTCCCTCATTTTTTTGGCTAATTCAATTATTAACAGAGTCCCTGGCGAGTTCTTGCCTTCCAGAGGATCGTATGAACTCAGTCCCCAATAAACACCTTGATCATCACAGGGACCAAAATGAAAAGCAATGGGTTTATTATTTGACCACAAGACCGTGAAATGATTCGCCTCCGGATAGTTTTGGGCTTCTATATAAAATTTAGCTTTATTGCTATCATTGGTAAACGGTCTTACGCTATGGATGGCTTCCTGTCGAAGGTCACATTGCTCCTTTAATATAGGCATAAGTTCCTGGGTCCTGGCCTTATCACAAACCCTCTCCAGGTAAAACTCCCCCTTTTTTTTATATCTGTTTAGCTTACTCTTAATAGATTTATTTTTTTGCACTTGTCTAAGTTTCTCTAAATCTCTTAGATCCCAAAGAGGAGAAGCTTGCCTTCTGTATTTCACAAAGATACCTTCTTGAGATAGAGACTTTGAAGAAAACCAGTTTATGGGTGTCTGGGGTGGAAGCCATCTCCATTTCCATATCTTTGGATTAAATCTACGCTTAATTCCTATTAAACAGGCCACAGGAAAATCTTCGTCAACTTCAGGATCAGATACCCAGCCATGATATTCCGCCTGATGGGCGCCTGCATGCACAATGGAATCATTATCCAAACTCTTCGCCAGAGGCATTAGTCCCACCAGCTCGCCAGTCTTATTGTAGCCTAAGCATAACACAGGGGTGTATTTATTCTTATATTGTTTATACCAGGTAATGACAAATGGAGGCTCTTGAATAACGGTTACTTTCCTATCTTTTTTAGCCAGTTGACTCCAAGATAAAAGAAAATCCGGTCTTTCTATCAGGGAATCAACCTCGCTATCCGTAATAATTTTTAATGAAAAATCCATCTGATACCTACCCTGAATAGTTACCCTTTGAGATCATCGACCTCTCGCTGGTGACTGCTTTGGAAGTAAAGCCCGACGGCTCATCTTCGTAAGCCAGCCATAACCCTGTTACCCAGCAGACTCTTACCCAGGGTCAAATAGGCCTTCCAGCGATAGGGAAAAAATCGAATAGACTTGATTAAATCCTCTCGGGCCTTATCTTGCTCCCCCCTTACATAATAGGCATTCCCGAACTGATAATAGATATAACTGTAATAAAAGGCAGCTTTATGAGTCAGTTCCTTCACGGATAAATCTGAAAGGGTCTTATTCAAAACATATAACTGACCCGCTTTAATCCGTTCAAAATCACGCGTCATATTTTCGGTATGCAGCCGATACTTACCCAGAACCTGGTCCACATAAACTGCCTTAAAAACCCTGGTGATCCTGAGCCACATATCCCAATCCTGGGCAGCCAGGCTACCCAGGGCCTCGTCAAAAAGACCCACCTTCTCAAAACAGTCCCGGCGGATAAGCACACTGGGGCTTTGAATAAAATTGCCTTTAAGGAGTTCGGGAAAAATCTTTCCACTAAGCCCCTTTTTATTGGCCATACCCAGGGGCTGACGCTCTCCCAAGGCCCCGATATTATAGGTATTGGCGTAAATCAGGCCCACCTCTGGATTTTGATCCAGAATAGGCACCTGAACTTCGAGTTTTTCAGGCATCCAGAGGTCATCAGCGTCTAACAGGCCGATATATTCTCCCTGAGCTACCTTAATGCCCTTGTTCCTGGCGGCTGGGGCGCCCTGATTTTCCTGGTAGAGGTAGATTATTTTCCCCTCAAACCTCTTCAGGACATCCCGGGTGTTATCTGTAGACCCGTCGTCGACCACGATAATTTCCAGATCCTGGAAGGTCTGGGCCAAAACACTCTCGACCGCCTGGCTAATAAAAGAGGCATAGTTGTAGGTGGGAATAATGACGCTGACTTTTGGCATACCAAAGCTCCTTGTAAATGCTTGACATTTTTAGCTTCTTATGCTATAATAGAACCGGGTTAAAGGGATCGGATGGAGGGTGGCATCGTGTCGGTGCACGATCCTGGTTGACACCTAGGAAAGGTTGAAAAACCTTGGGTTCGACTCCCACACCCTCCGCTTTTTTTCTTGACAAAGCGTTTTTTTGTTGGTATAATATAATTGGGTGTCAATCAGGATCGTGCAACCTACGGTTGCTCCTTATAGCTACATTCTTTAACGAGAGTGTAGCTATTTTTTATAGACCTCCAACACCTTCTTGGCTACCTCATCCCAGTTAAATTCCTCAACGGCTCTTTTTCTGGCCCTTTGGCCTAATTGATCTCGCCGGGCCTCATCTTCCATCAAATCAGCCATAGCCTTGGCCAGTTGAGGCGGTGAAGCCAAATCGACAAATATTCCGGTCCCGTTAATGTAATCAGGCAAGCCGGCCGCCCGGGTGCCAATCACCGGCGCGCCGTTGGCCATAGCCATGACCGACTGGAAACAACCAGTACCTTTATAAAGAGGGGCTACACAAAATAAACTCCTTTGATATTCTAAGTTCAGCCGGTCTATATCGATCTGCCTGTCTAACCACAAGATACAGTCATCTACCTGATATTTTCTGGCCAATGCCTCGCCTGCTTCCTGATCATCCCGGGGATATTGACCGTGGATCTTGACTGTTAATCTCTTCCCCTGGTCTTTGAGTATCTTCAAGGCCGCAAAAAGGTCTTCGGTGCCTTTACCGCTCATTAGGTGATGCCCTCCGTAGAAGATAGCGCCCTCTCGAGAAGCCCCGTAGAGAGGGGGTATCTTCACCCCATATCGGAGCACCTTTATCTTCTGGCCATTAACTCCTAATTCTATCAGTTTTTGTTTCATCTCTTCAAAGTGAACCAGGATTGACCTGGCCCGGTTATAAATCCCGTTGAACTGTGGGAATTCGGCTTGAAATTCATCCAGTTCGTGGACAGTAATCACAATCCTCCCTGGCCGGGCTAACTTCAAGAGGGCAAAGACAGCCATTGATCCAAAGGAGTGCATCGTCTGTTGAATATGGATAATCTCTCTCCCTTTTGACCTGGCTATGAATCTCAAGGCCTGACAGATATACAGCCCTCCCTTGCCACTTAACCTTAAAAAGTTTTTCCACTTTTTAGCCGAGGCATACGAGGCTAAAGTAGGCAGCAGGAAAAAATCGCATTTCTGATTATAGAGGTCGTTCGCCACTTTATTAGTCAACGATCCACAGTCACAGTTGGTAGAAATAACCTTTGTTTCACAGCCAAGTTTGGACAGCGCCTGCTGCAGGTGGTCGGTATAAACCGCATAGACACTCTTAAACCAACAAGAAATTAAGCTAACTCGCATGGGGGTTCCCTCCTTACCGTATTTCGGATTGCGGATTGCGGATTGAAGATTTGTAACTATTCAGCCACTAAGGCACAAAGATTACAAATATTCTCTTCGTGCCTTAGTGGCTTTGTGGCTGAATAGTTACGAGTTTTCTATTTCGAAATACATAATCCGTAATCCGCCATCTCTTGAGCTTTTCCTTTATTATCTCTATCTCCTTATCGTGATAGACCCCCATAAAGTAAAGGAGAAAAGGGAACATTGAGGATAAAAGAATTCCACTAACTATCAGCCTGGTAGTCGAAGCCCCTCCTTGAATCAAGTGCCAGCCGCCATAAAGAAGACAACCCGCCCCGCCGATCTTTAGTACCCTCCTCAGTTCGTAAGTAATGGGATATATCCGCTGACTGACTCCCCAGGAAAGACCGGACATAACCAGATATGAAAATAAGGTTGCCCAGGCTGCCCCCATCATCCCGTAAGAAGGGATTAATAGAGAATTCAGACCCAGATTAATCCCGGCAGCCAACATAATAAGTCCAGGTATATATTTGGTCTTACCGGCAATAAGCATGCCTATGCCTACACATTGAACCACCCCATAAAAGAGCAGGGAAACAAGGAGAATAGGCACGACCCGGTAGGCCGAATGAAACTCTGGGGCAGCCATAATAATAATGCCCGGTTTGATCAGAAAAGATAGCCAGAGAACCAACCATACCCCAACTCCCCAAAAATATGTAAATAATTGTCCCAATTCCTCGCTGGCTTTTTCGGATTTGGCCAGAGGGAAATAGATGGACGGCCAGACCGTTAAAAAAGGTGTCAAAAATATAAAATGAAAAATAGAGCTAAATTTATTACCCAGAGAATATAGTCCCAGTTGAGAGGTAGTGGATAGATGCTCCAAAAAATACCGGTCAGAGATATTGATTATCAGATAGGCCATGGCCGTAGGCACCAACGGTAGGCCAAAGCGGAGCATCCTGGCCAGTTCATTCCAATAAAAATGAAAGATCAGCCAAGGTTTGGCTATGATCGTATTCACCGTCAACACCACCAGAGAACTGATTAGATCGGAGTAAACGATCCCGGCCAGCCCCTGGTTCAGGCCAACAATGAAATAGATATTTAGACTCACCGCAATGACAAAACCAAGTAGACTGATCAGGGTATATTTTATCGATTCTAAATTGGCCCGGAGGATCTTAAAGGGGACAATGGAATTAGCCTTTAAAAATCCGGCCATAAAAAGGAGCCTTAGAAGCCCAGAGTAATCGCCTGTGTCTTTTAGCAAGAGAGAAGAGATCGGTCGGGCCAACAGGATCAGACCGCCAAAGATTAAAGCCGAAGCGACTAAGATAAAATAGTAGGCTGAACTAACTACTTCTCTTTTCTCTTCATTACTACCAGCCTCAAAAGAAAAGGCCTTAAATAGACCGCTGTCTACCCCAAGAACAGCCAAGATAGTTACTACTTCTAAAGTAACAAAAAGCAGCTCCAGAATCCCGTAGTCAGCCGGGCTAAGATACCTGGTATACACCGGAATGAGCAGAAAGCCGACTAATTTGCTGGCTAATCCCCCCACCATAAATATACCCGAATGATAACTCATCTTTTTTAGCGTGGAATACAGCATAATTATCGTAACCGTTCATCCCATGAGGCTGGAGGCTCGATGCTCGATGCTGGATGCTCGATGCTCGATCCTTTATCAGCATCGAGCATCGAAGATCGAGGGTCGAGCATCGATGATCGAGCATCGAGCATCGAGGATCGAGGATCGAGCATCGAAGATCGAGGATCGAGCATCGAGGATCGAGGATCGAGCATCGAGCATCCCGTATCATGTGATGAACGGTTACCCCTCACCCCACCTTATTATATAGGGCCACCAGATCATCGGCTATTTTCTCCCAAGAAAAATTTTTCCTGACCATCTCCCGGCCGTTCTTACCCAACCGGCCGGCCTCGGAAGGCTCAGTCAGGAGGAAATAAATAGCTGAGGAAAGGGCTTCGACATCATTAGGCGTGACTAACAACCCTGTCTCCTTATCTTTAATGACCTCGGGGATCCCACCCACCTTTGTCCCAATAACCGGTCTC
This window of the bacterium genome carries:
- a CDS encoding NAD-dependent epimerase/dehydratase family protein, whose amino-acid sequence is MHNICIIGAGYIAHIHVEALQSISGVRVSGVCDTHKERAVSFARRWNIANVFGSIEEVIESKSYNFAHVLVPPNLHMKVTLPLLEAGLNVFLEKPMAVTSDECKQLIEASRQAGVKLGINHNFVYHPAFLMGKEKLKEGSLGNIHHVISYWNFPLRQLASKQFGHWMFQAPQNIVLEQATHPLSQVCDIAGQAIGVNSVPTGCQELAPGKSFYDTWQISMSCEKATAQLFCSVGQDFPAFGMIVICEDGQLNMDFLNNQCSLQKKTRWMEFFNSYLNGLGMAKDLAKQSFRNASDYLLSTVKIKPRSDSYFLSMKNSIQAFHKGGDGRQLFIDGERAASIIEICEQITKDVAVRDSLVAKRPEIFGNTPKGRYDALLIGGTGFIGRKLVGKMIEAGQRVLVVARNTRLLPAVFSDPRVKTVSGNISDKHQIKEIMAGIPVVIHLAHGGGGDTWEEIKASMVEGTANIAEACLKNGVKRLIYVGSIASLYLGDKNEVITGRTPSDPWRHKRAFYSRGKATCEELLLKLHEEKGLPVCILRPGIVIGDGGGPFHSGVGLFNQDVYCLGWNGGNNPLPFVLVDDVAEAIWLAVQAEDVSGRSYNIVGDVRLTAGEYIRELGQALGRKLHYLPQSPLKMELLEVGKWIIKVGLQRRKAPFPSYRDLKSRGMISRFDCSDIKRDLHWRPGQDRAEFIRKGIEVYRKKRSNYSATD
- a CDS encoding GNAT family N-acetyltransferase, with product MDFSLKIITDSEVDSLIERPDFLLSWSQLAKKDRKVTVIQEPPFVITWYKQYKNKYTPVLCLGYNKTGELVGLMPLAKSLDNDSIVHAGAHQAEYHGWVSDPEVDEDFPVACLIGIKRRFNPKIWKWRWLPPQTPINWFSSKSLSQEGIFVKYRRQASPLWDLRDLEKLRQVQKNKSIKSKLNRYKKKGEFYLERVCDKARTQELMPILKEQCDLRQEAIHSVRPFTNDSNKAKFYIEAQNYPEANHFTVLWSNNKPIAFHFGPCDDQGVYWGLSSYDPLEGKNSPGTLLIIELAKKMREEGFQYLDLTPGGTNIKSVLPILARCYTCQPSFFQKKLSYGPTYPKEFGALANTY
- a CDS encoding glycosyltransferase is translated as MPKVSVIIPTYNYASFISQAVESVLAQTFQDLEIIVVDDGSTDNTRDVLKRFEGKIIYLYQENQGAPAARNKGIKVAQGEYIGLLDADDLWMPEKLEVQVPILDQNPEVGLIYANTYNIGALGERQPLGMANKKGLSGKIFPELLKGNFIQSPSVLIRRDCFEKVGLFDEALGSLAAQDWDMWLRITRVFKAVYVDQVLGKYRLHTENMTRDFERIKAGQLYVLNKTLSDLSVKELTHKAAFYYSYIYYQFGNAYYVRGEQDKAREDLIKSIRFFPYRWKAYLTLGKSLLGNRVMAGLRR
- a CDS encoding glycosyltransferase family 4 protein, giving the protein MRVSLISCWFKSVYAVYTDHLQQALSKLGCETKVISTNCDCGSLTNKVANDLYNQKCDFFLLPTLASYASAKKWKNFLRLSGKGGLYICQALRFIARSKGREIIHIQQTMHSFGSMAVFALLKLARPGRIVITVHELDEFQAEFPQFNGIYNRARSILVHFEEMKQKLIELGVNGQKIKVLRYGVKIPPLYGASREGAIFYGGHHLMSGKGTEDLFAALKILKDQGKRLTVKIHGQYPRDDQEAGEALARKYQVDDCILWLDRQIDIDRLNLEYQRSLFCVAPLYKGTGCFQSVMAMANGAPVIGTRAAGLPDYINGTGIFVDLASPPQLAKAMADLMEDEARRDQLGQRARKRAVEEFNWDEVAKKVLEVYKK
- a CDS encoding oligosaccharide flippase family protein, yielding MSYHSGIFMVGGLASKLVGFLLIPVYTRYLSPADYGILELLFVTLEVVTILAVLGVDSGLFKAFSFEAGSNEEKREVVSSAYYFILVASALIFGGLILLARPISSLLLKDTGDYSGLLRLLFMAGFLKANSIVPFKILRANLESIKYTLISLLGFVIAVSLNIYFIVGLNQGLAGIVYSDLISSLVVLTVNTIIAKPWLIFHFYWNELARMLRFGLPLVPTAMAYLIINISDRYFLEHLSTTSQLGLYSLGNKFSSIFHFIFLTPFLTVWPSIYFPLAKSEKASEELGQLFTYFWGVGVWLVLWLSFLIKPGIIIMAAPEFHSAYRVVPILLVSLLFYGVVQCVGIGMLIAGKTKYIPGLIMLAAGINLGLNSLLIPSYGMMGAAWATLFSYLVMSGLSWGVSQRIYPITYELRRVLKIGGAGCLLYGGWHLIQGGASTTRLIVSGILLSSMFPFLLYFMGVYHDKEIEIIKEKLKRWRITDYVFRNRKLVTIQPQSH